In Arthrobacter citreus, a single genomic region encodes these proteins:
- a CDS encoding flavodoxin, with product MAKILIAFASMSGNTEEIAELIKSSIDTMGHDIEMKEIENINTQKLLEFDGIILGAYTWGDGELPYEVEDFYDDLENLDLTGKKAAVFGSGDHAYPKFCAAVDILEERLKECGAEIVEEGLKVEFAPETEEDIESCVTFAISFISQFEDQLEGTV from the coding sequence ATGGCTAAAATTTTAATCGCTTTTGCAAGTATGTCAGGTAACACAGAGGAAATAGCTGAGTTAATTAAATCAAGTATAGATACAATGGGACATGATATTGAGATGAAAGAAATTGAAAATATTAATACTCAGAAATTATTAGAATTTGATGGAATCATATTAGGAGCTTATACATGGGGTGATGGAGAGCTTCCGTATGAAGTTGAAGATTTCTATGATGACCTTGAAAACTTAGATTTAACTGGTAAAAAAGCAGCTGTATTTGGCTCTGGTGATCACGCTTATCCTAAGTTTTGTGCTGCAGTAGACATATTAGAAGAGCGATTAAAAGAATGTGGAGCTGAAATAGTAGAGGAAGGATTAAAAGTAGAATTCGCACCAGAAACAGAAGAAGACATAGAGAGTTGTGTTACGTTTGCCATTAGCTTTATTAGTCAATTCGAAGACCAATTAGAGGGAACTGTATGA
- a CDS encoding energy-coupling factor transporter transmembrane protein EcfT, with protein MRDAFSSCHPFINMFYFTAVIIFSMFFLHPALLIISLLVAVSYSIYLNGVKSVKFNFFMMLPTMIIAAIINPTFSHAGVTILYYIDDGNPITLESILYGIAVACMLVTVINWFACYNAVMTSDKFIYLFGRILPSLSLIFSMVLRFVPRFKMRIKEIAEAQRCIGKSTSNGNVFHRVKNGLNIISILVTWALENGIETADSMKSRGYGLKGRTAFSIFKFEKRDRIILVIFIVCTTIILIGTYQGITSIKYYPAILIKPLTIWNLFVYFTYLLFLFTPMILNIMEDLKWKSIKSNS; from the coding sequence ATGAGGGATGCTTTCTCATCATGCCATCCTTTCATAAATATGTTTTATTTTACAGCAGTCATTATTTTTTCAATGTTTTTTCTTCATCCTGCCCTATTAATCATTTCACTTTTAGTGGCAGTCAGCTATTCAATTTATTTAAACGGAGTCAAATCGGTCAAATTTAATTTCTTTATGATGCTTCCAACAATGATTATTGCAGCAATTATAAATCCAACCTTTAGTCACGCAGGTGTGACGATTCTTTATTATATTGACGATGGGAATCCAATAACACTTGAATCAATTTTATATGGTATTGCAGTTGCTTGTATGCTTGTTACTGTCATTAATTGGTTTGCTTGCTATAATGCCGTAATGACTTCGGATAAATTTATCTATCTATTTGGAAGAATCCTGCCAAGTTTATCTTTAATATTCTCGATGGTGTTACGATTTGTTCCTAGATTTAAAATGAGAATAAAAGAGATTGCTGAAGCACAAAGATGTATTGGTAAATCTACGTCAAATGGCAATGTTTTTCATCGTGTAAAAAATGGTCTTAACATTATTTCCATATTAGTTACTTGGGCATTAGAAAATGGAATAGAAACAGCCGACTCAATGAAATCTCGCGGTTATGGACTTAAAGGTCGTACTGCATTCTCAATTTTTAAATTCGAAAAAAGAGATCGAATAATATTAGTGATCTTTATTGTATGTACTACCATTATTTTAATTGGCACGTATCAAGGAATTACATCTATTAAATACTATCCAGCGATTTTAATAAAGCCTTTAACGATATGGAATCTTTTTGTTTATTTTACTTACTTGTTATTTTTATTTACCCCTATGATTCTGAATATAATGGAGGATTTGAAATGGAAATCTATCAAATCAAACAGCTAA
- a CDS encoding DUF4430 domain-containing protein, whose translation MKKWLVSILLLLIPTLLIGCGKNDSAEGKKQIPNDGISQSVVNTINENNAKESTEKKPTEKKQSDEKKQTSDKKQSNEVKQEQTESPKKEETKKEVNKTPTQEKKSSSTDKTEKKSNAPPKDTKKNDVATTKKPASGKKDKYQTDPVPKDKPKPVEPGDPAVVPTKKLTATISIVCDTILNNMDKFNQDKLSVLPKDGVIMAKRTVEFSEGESVLDVLKRETRASKIQMEMEFYPAYNSAYIEGINNIYEFDCGELSGWMYKVNGWFPNYGASRYELKDGDVIEWVYTCDLGRDVGGYVEGVENQ comes from the coding sequence ATGAAAAAGTGGTTAGTTTCCATACTTCTATTACTTATACCGACATTGCTAATTGGCTGTGGAAAAAATGATTCCGCCGAAGGAAAAAAGCAAATTCCGAACGACGGAATATCTCAATCAGTAGTTAACACAATTAATGAGAATAACGCAAAAGAAAGCACCGAAAAAAAGCCTACTGAAAAAAAACAGAGTGATGAAAAAAAGCAAACCTCTGATAAAAAGCAAAGTAACGAAGTCAAACAAGAGCAAACGGAAAGCCCCAAAAAAGAGGAGACAAAAAAGGAAGTAAATAAAACACCAACTCAAGAAAAAAAATCAAGTAGCACAGATAAAACAGAAAAGAAGTCGAATGCTCCTCCGAAAGATACAAAGAAGAATGACGTTGCAACGACGAAAAAACCAGCAAGTGGCAAAAAGGATAAATATCAAACGGATCCAGTACCAAAGGATAAACCAAAACCAGTAGAACCTGGTGATCCTGCAGTTGTTCCTACTAAAAAATTAACTGCTACCATTTCAATTGTTTGTGACACGATTTTAAATAATATGGACAAGTTTAACCAAGATAAATTATCTGTTTTGCCAAAAGATGGAGTAATCATGGCAAAAAGGACAGTTGAGTTTTCAGAAGGAGAAAGCGTCCTAGATGTATTGAAACGCGAAACGAGAGCATCCAAAATTCAAATGGAAATGGAATTTTACCCGGCATATAATAGCGCTTATATTGAAGGAATCAATAATATTTATGAATTTGATTGTGGTGAGCTTTCTGGTTGGATGTACAAAGTAAATGGATGGTTTCCAAATTACGGAGCAAGTCGTTATGAACTAAAAGATGGAGATGTCATTGAATGGGTTTATACATGCGATTTAGGACGTGATGTCGGAGGGTATGTAGAAGGAGTAGAGAATCAATGA
- a CDS encoding DeoR/GlpR transcriptional regulator: protein MFPLERQNKIIDLLKSNNVLKITELTEALNISTDTLRRDLNLLEKQGKIEKIYGGAKIAESKFFESSMEERMVSHLEEKEKIAKKCAEHIEDGDCIYLDSGSTTLQIAKFIRDKKNLTVVTNSIPIINELINSSIELIIIGGKIRRNEQSVVTYDYLFNFNELNILKTFICASGITIEKGISDYNLEEAITRKKIIELSNINYVAADSTKFGKNVTVHIAPLEKIDYIITDSQINKSFISKFSKTDTHLVISE from the coding sequence ATGTTTCCACTTGAAAGACAAAACAAAATAATTGATTTATTAAAATCAAACAATGTTTTAAAAATAACTGAATTAACGGAAGCTCTAAATATATCAACTGATACACTACGAAGAGATTTAAACCTACTTGAGAAGCAAGGTAAAATAGAGAAAATATATGGCGGCGCGAAAATAGCAGAATCGAAGTTTTTTGAATCTTCTATGGAAGAAAGAATGGTAAGCCACTTAGAAGAAAAAGAAAAAATCGCCAAAAAATGTGCTGAACATATTGAAGATGGAGATTGTATCTATTTAGATAGTGGTTCTACTACACTGCAAATTGCGAAGTTTATAAGGGATAAAAAGAATTTAACAGTCGTTACAAATTCGATACCAATCATAAATGAACTAATAAATAGTTCAATTGAGCTGATCATCATCGGTGGTAAAATTAGACGAAATGAACAATCAGTTGTAACGTATGATTACTTATTTAATTTCAATGAATTAAATATTCTAAAGACGTTTATATGCGCGAGTGGAATTACAATTGAAAAAGGAATTTCTGATTATAATTTAGAAGAGGCTATTACAAGGAAAAAAATAATCGAATTATCAAACATTAATTATGTAGCAGCTGACAGCACTAAGTTTGGTAAAAACGTCACTGTTCACATTGCGCCACTTGAAAAGATTGATTATATTATTACAGATTCTCAAATCAATAAAAGTTTTATTTCTAAATTTAGTAAGACAGATACACATTTGGTCATTTCAGAATAG
- a CDS encoding lactate permease LctP family transporter translates to MSTWSQIYNPLHNIWLSALMAAIPIVFFIIALTVLKLRGYIAGALSIIVAGIVAVLVYGMPIKMIVSSAVYGILAGIWPVASIVLAAIFLYKLTTKTGQFSIIRKSIASITEDQRIQVLLVAYSFGAFLEGAAGFGAPVAITAAILVGLGFNALNAAAICLIANIAGGAFGAMGIPVNVPAQLTGLDGLTVGRYTALVLPLVSILVPFLLVFIIDGFKGIRQTLPAILVNGISFAITQFAVLYFLGAELADIFAAIVSLVAVSLFLRLWSPKEIYKIQQTESKASNAEERYSFNQIIYAWLPFILLTVFVTIFNLNFIKALFVPGGALASLVFLIPVPFLNNLIIRKPPIVPTDTPYAAVYKLDLFSSTVTAIVLAAILTIIIFKCNWNLVKETASETFTELISPILTICSVLAFAYICTYSGMSSTLGLAFASTGDKFPLFSPILGWIGVFLTGSVVNSGSLFAPLQAVTAAQIGILPETMVAVNVMGGTMAKMISPQSVAVATAAVGLVGQESKLFKMTIKYSLSLLVLIGIVSWTIF, encoded by the coding sequence ATGTCAACATGGTCCCAAATATATAATCCATTACATAATATTTGGCTTTCTGCTTTAATGGCAGCTATTCCAATTGTATTTTTTATTATCGCATTAACAGTTTTAAAACTAAGAGGTTATATAGCAGGGGCATTAAGTATTATTGTTGCAGGTATTGTGGCAGTATTAGTTTATGGAATGCCAATTAAAATGATCGTGTCATCTGCTGTATATGGAATATTGGCAGGGATTTGGCCAGTTGCATCAATCGTACTAGCAGCAATATTTCTATATAAACTAACTACTAAAACTGGTCAGTTTAGTATTATTCGAAAAAGTATTGCATCCATAACGGAAGATCAACGAATTCAAGTTCTATTGGTGGCCTATTCATTCGGCGCATTTTTAGAAGGGGCTGCAGGATTTGGTGCGCCAGTTGCCATTACTGCTGCGATTCTAGTTGGGCTAGGGTTTAATGCATTAAATGCAGCGGCGATCTGCTTAATCGCAAACATTGCTGGTGGAGCATTTGGAGCAATGGGAATACCTGTTAATGTCCCAGCACAATTGACTGGTCTAGATGGACTTACAGTTGGTAGATATACAGCACTCGTTCTTCCACTAGTAAGCATTTTAGTACCATTTCTACTTGTATTTATCATCGATGGTTTTAAAGGAATTAGACAAACACTCCCAGCCATTTTAGTGAATGGAATTTCATTCGCCATTACACAATTTGCAGTATTGTATTTTTTAGGCGCAGAACTTGCAGATATATTTGCAGCAATTGTAAGTTTAGTTGCAGTATCATTATTTTTACGCTTATGGAGTCCAAAAGAAATTTATAAAATTCAACAAACAGAAAGTAAAGCTTCAAACGCAGAAGAAAGGTATTCGTTTAATCAAATCATCTATGCATGGTTACCATTTATTCTACTAACTGTTTTTGTGACAATATTTAACTTAAACTTTATTAAAGCTCTATTTGTACCCGGAGGAGCACTAGCAAGCCTTGTATTTTTAATACCTGTACCATTTTTGAATAATTTAATTATTCGAAAACCACCAATTGTCCCAACTGATACACCTTATGCAGCCGTTTATAAATTAGATTTATTTTCGTCAACTGTAACGGCCATTGTATTAGCAGCTATTTTAACAATTATTATTTTTAAATGTAATTGGAATTTAGTTAAAGAGACCGCCAGTGAAACTTTTACAGAATTAATATCACCAATACTAACCATTTGTAGCGTTTTAGCTTTTGCCTACATTTGTACTTATTCAGGAATGTCATCAACGCTTGGACTAGCGTTCGCTTCTACTGGCGACAAGTTCCCACTATTCTCACCAATACTTGGATGGATCGGTGTATTCCTAACAGGTTCCGTTGTAAATAGTGGATCATTATTTGCACCATTACAAGCCGTAACAGCAGCACAAATCGGAATCCTCCCAGAAACAATGGTTGCCGTAAATGTAATGGGAGGAACAATGGCAAAAATGATTTCCCCACAATCAGTAGCAGTTGCAACAGCAGCAGTTGGACTTGTTGGACAAGAATCAAAGCTTTTTAAAATGACAATAAAGTACAGCCTGTCACTATTAGTTTTAATAGGCATTGTTAGCTGGACTATATTTTAA
- a CDS encoding ATP-binding cassette domain-containing protein, with product MEIYQIKQLTFSYPEREYKAIDDVSVNINRGDFTVIIGKSGCGKTTLLRHLKTIITPHGNRSGEINFMNEPIESLDLRTVASKIGFVSQNPDNQIVTDKVWHELAFGLESLGIDNQTIRLRVAEMASFFGIQNWFMKNVSELSGGQKQLLNLASVMAMQPEVLILDEPTSQLDPIAAAEFLEAIKKINNELGVTIILTEHRLEEVFPMADKVIAMENGKIIVHDTPVRVCECLMNEKIDLISALPSAMQIYSSLPSNEECPVTVRDGRNFLDNFLNGKSIKEQNSQVKNDMNNNENAIELKDVWFKYEKNGTDILKSLSLKIQKGKFYAIMGGNGTGKSTTLSVIAGNNKPYRGKVLLNGKPVAKYNNKELFHKNLGVLPQNPQSLFVKKTVELDLYSIVKDRTFSKEEMNKKISDVSILVEIEHLLKEHPYDLSGGEQQRVALAKILLLEPKILLLDEPTKGLDNCFKEKFAKILKELTQTGVTILMVSHDLEFCAKHTDNCGLFFDGNLISESTATEFFGGNSFYTTAANRISRNYFKDAITNEDVIALCKMAMQ from the coding sequence ATGGAAATCTATCAAATCAAACAGCTAACCTTTTCTTATCCAGAAAGAGAATATAAAGCGATTGATGATGTTTCAGTTAATATAAATCGAGGTGATTTTACAGTCATAATCGGAAAATCGGGTTGTGGTAAAACAACATTATTACGACATTTAAAAACAATTATTACACCTCATGGAAATCGAAGTGGCGAAATAAACTTTATGAATGAACCAATTGAATCACTAGATTTACGAACAGTAGCGAGTAAAATAGGTTTTGTGTCGCAAAACCCGGATAATCAAATCGTAACTGATAAAGTGTGGCATGAGCTTGCATTTGGATTAGAAAGTCTTGGAATTGATAATCAAACAATACGACTAAGAGTAGCAGAAATGGCTAGTTTTTTTGGTATTCAAAATTGGTTTATGAAAAATGTGAGTGAGCTATCTGGTGGTCAAAAGCAGCTGTTAAATTTAGCATCAGTTATGGCAATGCAACCAGAAGTATTAATACTAGACGAGCCAACCTCACAATTAGATCCAATTGCAGCGGCCGAGTTTTTGGAAGCAATTAAAAAGATAAATAATGAATTAGGCGTTACGATCATCTTAACAGAACATCGATTAGAAGAAGTTTTTCCGATGGCTGATAAAGTAATCGCAATGGAAAACGGTAAGATAATTGTTCACGATACACCTGTACGTGTTTGTGAATGTTTAATGAATGAAAAAATTGATTTAATAAGTGCGTTGCCAAGTGCCATGCAAATCTATTCGAGCTTGCCTAGTAATGAGGAATGCCCCGTTACGGTTCGAGACGGAAGAAATTTTTTAGATAATTTTCTTAATGGCAAATCCATAAAAGAGCAGAATTCTCAAGTGAAAAATGATATGAATAACAACGAAAACGCCATTGAATTGAAAGATGTATGGTTTAAGTATGAAAAAAATGGGACGGATATTTTAAAAAGTTTGTCTCTTAAAATACAAAAAGGTAAATTTTATGCCATTATGGGTGGAAATGGAACAGGAAAATCAACAACTCTATCAGTAATAGCAGGAAATAATAAACCTTATCGTGGAAAAGTTTTACTAAATGGAAAACCAGTTGCGAAATACAATAATAAAGAGCTATTTCATAAAAATTTAGGCGTATTACCTCAAAATCCTCAGAGCTTATTTGTGAAAAAGACTGTAGAGCTTGATTTATATTCGATTGTAAAGGATCGAACATTTAGTAAAGAGGAGATGAACAAGAAAATTTCTGATGTTTCTATCTTAGTTGAAATAGAGCATTTGCTAAAGGAACACCCTTATGATTTAAGTGGCGGAGAGCAGCAACGAGTAGCGCTAGCGAAAATATTACTTTTAGAACCTAAGATTCTATTACTAGATGAGCCTACTAAAGGTTTAGATAACTGTTTTAAAGAAAAGTTTGCCAAAATTTTAAAAGAACTTACTCAAACTGGTGTAACGATTTTGATGGTATCACATGATCTGGAATTTTGTGCAAAACATACAGACAATTGTGGACTATTTTTCGATGGTAATTTAATTTCGGAAAGTACTGCTACAGAGTTCTTTGGTGGTAATAGTTTTTATACAACTGCAGCAAATCGCATATCTCGCAACTACTTTAAAGATGCCATAACAAATGAGGATGTGATTGCATTATGCAAAATGGCAATGCAATAA
- a CDS encoding ECF transporter S component, whose protein sequence is MQNGNAIKSRKRSMLATFLILIVIPLTIACGILLLNDRKYYLISLLIIFYSMLPFGMVFERRRPQARELIVIAVLCAIAVAGRAAFFWIPQFKPVVAIVIIAGVTFGAESGFLVGAMSGFVSNFFFGQGPWTPWQMFCFGIIGFIAGLIFHKNRLPKKRLILCLFGGLSTFFIYGGIINFGALLMWSSHPTWEALIATYLSGVPFDLGHAAATVIFLAILANPMIEKLERIKKKYGLVESR, encoded by the coding sequence ATGCAAAATGGCAATGCAATAAAATCAAGAAAAAGAAGTATGCTAGCGACCTTTCTAATCTTAATAGTAATTCCACTTACAATTGCATGTGGAATCTTACTATTAAATGATAGAAAATATTATTTGATTAGTCTTCTAATTATTTTCTATTCTATGCTTCCATTTGGAATGGTTTTTGAAAGGCGCCGTCCTCAAGCAAGGGAGTTAATTGTGATCGCAGTACTATGTGCGATTGCCGTAGCTGGAAGAGCAGCATTTTTTTGGATCCCCCAGTTTAAGCCGGTTGTTGCAATCGTCATTATTGCCGGGGTAACCTTTGGAGCTGAAAGTGGATTTTTAGTTGGAGCAATGTCAGGCTTTGTATCAAATTTCTTCTTTGGTCAAGGTCCATGGACTCCATGGCAAATGTTTTGTTTTGGAATCATTGGATTTATTGCTGGACTAATATTTCATAAAAATAGACTCCCCAAAAAAAGGCTTATCCTTTGTCTTTTCGGTGGACTATCAACATTTTTTATCTATGGCGGAATCATAAACTTTGGGGCACTATTAATGTGGTCTTCACACCCAACTTGGGAAGCTCTCATAGCAACATATTTATCCGGTGTACCATTTGATCTAGGCCACGCAGCAGCAACGGTCATCTTTTTAGCGATCCTTGCTAATCCAATGATCGAAAAATTAGAACGAATAAAGAAGAAATATGGTTTAGTAGAAAGTCGATAA
- a CDS encoding ABC transporter ATP-binding protein codes for MLKLQNVSKQFDKKVVLSDINLEIKTGEIVSLLGPSGSGKTTLLNLILGLTQMDQGQIIFNDVDITKTPMRNRGFNIVFQDYALFPNLNSYENIVYGLRNKKGLVSDQELQDYIDFLELKPHLNKKIGELSGGQKQRVALARTLVTKPKILLLDEPLSALDGVIKESIKERIKSIAREFKLTTIIVTHDPEEALTLSDKILIINEGKISQFGTPSEIINEPKNRFVEEFILKQLQIKRHNIYNLFGEKYA; via the coding sequence TTGCTGAAACTACAAAACGTAAGCAAACAGTTTGATAAAAAAGTCGTATTATCGGATATAAATCTTGAAATTAAAACTGGAGAAATCGTGTCATTATTAGGTCCAAGTGGAAGTGGAAAAACAACATTATTAAATTTAATTCTCGGTCTAACTCAAATGGATCAAGGTCAAATCATATTCAATGATGTAGATATTACTAAAACTCCGATGAGAAATAGAGGATTCAATATCGTTTTCCAAGATTATGCGCTTTTTCCTAACTTAAATTCATATGAAAACATTGTTTATGGTTTAAGAAATAAAAAAGGTCTTGTTTCGGATCAAGAATTGCAAGACTATATTGACTTCTTAGAGTTAAAGCCACATCTAAATAAGAAAATAGGGGAACTTTCTGGAGGACAAAAACAAAGAGTGGCACTTGCTAGAACATTAGTAACAAAACCAAAAATCTTACTATTAGATGAGCCTTTAAGTGCACTAGATGGTGTCATAAAGGAATCAATTAAAGAGCGTATTAAATCGATTGCAAGAGAATTTAAACTAACAACTATAATCGTTACACATGATCCAGAAGAAGCCTTAACTTTATCAGATAAAATTTTAATTATTAATGAAGGTAAAATCTCACAATTTGGTACGCCAAGCGAAATAATAAATGAACCAAAGAATCGTTTTGTAGAGGAGTTTATATTAAAACAGCTACAAATTAAGAGACATAATATTTACAACTTATTTGGTGAGAAATATGCATAA